TTCTGCAAGATTTAAAACTATAAATATGTTGAAAGATGAATAGGTGCAGTCCCTTGTAATAAAAATGATGTAAAAAAAGCTTGTTTCCATTTTGTTGGGTAATGGAACCCAGGTAcaatgggaaaaaaataatgagaaaataataaaaaaaatctctcacCATCATCCTCTTCCTCTGTTTTATTAGCAGTAGCCAGTAGCTAGCTGAGCTGAGCCTGAGCTTATTATATTTCCCTCCACTtcgtcctcttcttcctcctccatccccATCCTCCATCGGATGCACTAGTAGCTGGCCTTGTACCCTACCTAGCTTAGCTACCCACCcatgtcctcctcctcgtctcctcTCGCTGTCTGCCTTTGACTTGGAGACCTAGCTCGTCGATCGCCGGCCATGCGGGTGCAGTGCGACGTCTGCGCCGCCGAGCCGGCCGCGGTGCTCTGCTGCGCCGACGAGGCCGCGCTCTGCTCCGCCTGCGACCGCCGCGTCCACCGCGCCAACCGCCTCGCCAGcaagcaccgccgcctcccgctcgtccacccgtcctcctcctcctccggcgacggtggcgccgccgccgcgccgctgtgCGACGTGTGCAGGGAGAAGAGGGGCCTCGTGTTCTGCGTCGAGGACCGCGCCATCCTGTGCGCCGACTGCGACGAGCCCATCCACTCCGCCAACGACCTCACCGCCAAGCACacccgcttcctcctcgtcggcgccaaGCTCTcccccgccgcgctcgccgaacAGCCGCTCCCGTCCTCCGACTGCagctccgacgacgacgccgccgccgccgccaccgaggagGAGTACCACTCCTCCGCCGCATCCACCGGCGCCGCAGTGAGCGCGCCTCTTGACGCCTCCAGcaacggcgccggtggcggaggaggagtagGAGGGAGCAGCATCTCCGACTACCTCACCACCATCTGCCCCGGCTGGCGCGTCGAGGACCtcctccccgacgacgacgccttcgccgccgccgccgcggtgagtACTACCAACCCATCGCTCCGCCGTGTTCTTGCTACGTCTCCATCGATGAAGCCGAGACTAACCTACGATTCCTTGGAGCAGCAGGCGGGGAAAGAGAAGGACGAGCGCGTGCCGTTCCTCGACGCCGACCTGTTCGACGtggtcgccggccggccggagaaGAAGGGCGGCGCGTGGGCGCCGCACGTGCCGCACCTGCCGGCGTGGTGCCTCGACGAGGtgccggtcgtcgtcgccgcgtcggcggcgccagcggcgaCACCTGTAAAGGCGAAGCAGGGACACGTGCGGGACAGCCACTGGAGCGACAGCGACGCGTTCGCCGTGCCGGagttctcgccgccgccgccgccggccaagaGGGCGCGGCCCAGCTCGCAGTTCTGGTGCTTctgaacgccgccgccgccgtacaatctggccgccggcgagctcgacgaACAcctcgatggatcgatcgaacACCTGTGTAATCACTCAGCTGGTCACTACTACAAGTAGCAATCAGCAAGCTTGATGTGCCACTGTTACTAGCTGCTGCTGTTTAATTAGTGAGTACTAAGCTACTACTAGTTAATTTTGGTGAAAACTATGCTACTTTGTTACTATATAATGAAGTATGTGTATCAAACTAAACTGAGATGTTGGTAATTAATTATCGTATTTTGTAATGTTTCATCTTCTTTAGTTTCTTCATCTAAGATCAACAAGCTAGCTAGTCTTAGTCAACCCATACTACAACATAGATctgaagagaaaaagaaaatgatatatAATTAACCAGGGGAGCTAATTAAATTGTGGTGGTTGTAAGAAAATAGTGCTGTATACTTGTTTGCAGTGCAAGCTTGAAACTTTGTACTAATTGATGTTAATTTGTGTTAATTAGTCCGGCTCAGAAAGTCAAATCACGCTTTTGATCTTGCATGACTTGTAGTGTTATCACAAGCTATTAGCCCTATGATTCATGTGCGAAAATATCATGTTAGTACTAAGCTACTAGTGTTATCACAATGTGTACTAAGCTAGTACTAGTTAATTTTGGTGAACCTATGCTACTTTGTTACTatgtaaggctgtgtttggaggAGGGGGTTGGGAAACGAAGTTTgttttattgcatgattaattaagtattaattattttttttaaaaaaatgaattaatatgatttttttaaacaactttcatatagaaagtttttacataaatcataccgtttagcagtttgaaaagcgtgcgcgcggaaaacgatagaggtgggttgggaaaatagggggaagaacacagcctaagagcaagttcaatagtataacCCACTAcaagctccaattcatctatatccaatctaatagccaatttatacaatagttgcttactatactattaatatatggtcccacctgtcatacacacactgtgtcttggagtccgtgctgcagctggctacagatctgtagcccgctgctcttctctctcatcttttatcttattaaaatatgtttatagctggctaataacTGCTATTGCACCTGCTCTAAGTGTGTATCAAACTGAACTGAGATGTTGTTAAATATCGTATTTCGTAATGTTTCATCTTCTTAATTTCTTCATCTAAGATCAACAAGTGAACCCATACTACAACATAATGCAGATGAGATctgaagagaaaaggaaaatgaaGTATATAATTAACCAGGGGAGCTAATTACATTGTGGTAGTTGGAGCAAGATTGCTGTCTACTACTTGTTTGCAGTGCAAGCTTGGAACTTTGTACTAATTGATGTTAATTTGTGTTAATTAGTCCGGCTCAGAAAGTCAAATCATGCATGCTTTTGATCTTGGATGATTCATGTGCGAAAATATTATGATAGCACTAGCTATGGCATGCAAGTTCTAACCTAGATATGGCCTAATTGGTCTTAAAATAAACTAATCTCGTACTAGAATATAGCACATTCTATTATAATAAATTTCGACATACTccatatctatctagattcattatattaGAATATGTCGGTATATTATAGTATGAGATAggcttattttgggatggaggaagtacctATCAGATTCATGGATATGGTCCAAACCCTAATActctcttaattaatttgaGTTAGTTTCAGTGTGTGCACTCATTCATTGCTGTACAGCTTTCGACTTATTATTGGTCAACCAAAGCCACCAGTAAGATGAACAACAACATCAGTGTAGTTGACATAGTACGATGACTTCTTAATTTTCTTGCAAGCTGCTTATTAATCTTGCTCATACTGTAAACACATTGGGGATTAGTTGATAATTTGCTATCAGCATACAAATTGGGACTAACAGCATGTGTTTTTTAGAGTTTCTGTGTATGGATATATACAAAGGCCAGTTGCATAATAGTACTCGCTATGTCCTTTTTCGAGTTACTTGACCCTTTTTTTCTGGTCATGGCTGAAGTTTACACCCCAACAGCCAATCCGTGCTGACGAGGATGTgttataactttttttaaaagcaatttTAACTACAATGCTATAGACTAtagtatatattaaaaaaaatctacgcTAACTCATCAAATTTACAATATTTTCAATTAATGTGATAATTTCTAGGCTTCAATAATTACTACTAGTA
The Oryza sativa Japonica Group chromosome 6, ASM3414082v1 DNA segment above includes these coding regions:
- the LOC4342050 gene encoding B-box zinc finger protein 20 isoform X2, with amino-acid sequence MRVQCDVCAAEPAAVLCCADEAALCSACDRRVHRANRLASKHRRLPLVHPSSSSSGDGGAAAAPLCDVCREKRGLVFCVEDRAILCADCDEPIHSANDLTAKHTRFLLVGAKLSPAALAEQPLPSSDCSSDDDAAAAATEEEYHSSAASTGAAVSAPLDASSNGAGGGGGVGGSSISDYLTTICPGWRVEDLLPDDDAFAAAAAAGKEKDERVPFLDADLFDVVAGRPEKKGGAWAPHVPHLPAWCLDEVPVVVAASAAPAATPVKAKQGHVRDSHWSDSDAFAVPEFSPPPPPAKRARPSSQFWCF
- the LOC4342050 gene encoding B-box zinc finger protein 20 isoform X1, whose product is MRVQCDVCAAEPAAVLCCADEAALCSACDRRVHRANRLASKHRRLPLVHPSSSSSGDGGAAAAPLCDVCREKRGLVFCVEDRAILCADCDEPIHSANDLTAKHTRFLLVGAKLSPAALAEQPLPSSDCSSDDDAAAAATEEEYHSSAASTGAAVSAPLDASSNGAGGGGGVGGSSISDYLTTICPGWRVEDLLPDDDAFAAAAAQAGKEKDERVPFLDADLFDVVAGRPEKKGGAWAPHVPHLPAWCLDEVPVVVAASAAPAATPVKAKQGHVRDSHWSDSDAFAVPEFSPPPPPAKRARPSSQFWCF